The following coding sequences are from one Musa acuminata AAA Group cultivar baxijiao chromosome BXJ2-4, Cavendish_Baxijiao_AAA, whole genome shotgun sequence window:
- the LOC135610558 gene encoding transmembrane 9 superfamily member 3-like isoform X2 has product MDSRTCLSTSEPIAPFGLPRLGNEGSRILKMELSTLVLLVMACGLRVGADGTNHRYKEGDHVPLYANKVGPFHNPSETYRYYDLPFCSPGYSFILTVPSTSELHESVSNTVYRFVSVYNSLQNFVDLEHVTEKTDALGEALNGDRLVDAPYELIFLEEQRSKSLCKKNLSKEDVAKFRHAVSKDYYFEMYYDDLPFWGFLGKIEGVKTDSGKDKYFLFKHIHFNILYNDDRVIEINVQTDPNINVDISEDRKLDVEFLYSVTWKNTDISFEERMTKYSRTSSMPQYLEIHWFSIVNSCVTVLLLTGFLATILMRVLKNDFVKYSLIEESLEDQEDSGWKYIHGDVFRFPNNKSLFSVIIGSGTQLLVLVPKMM; this is encoded by the exons ATGGACTCTCGCACGTGCCTATCCACCAGCGAGCCGATCGCCCCCTTCGGTCTTCCTCGGCTCGGGAACGAAG GTTCGAGGATCTTGAAGATGGAGTTATCTACGTTGGTTCTTCTCGTAATGGCTTGTGGTTTGAGGGTGGGAGCTGATGGAACCAATCATAGGTACAAAGAGGGTGATCATGTCCCCCTATATGCCAATAAGGTCGGACCTTTCCACAACCCCAG CGAGACATATCGTTACTATGACTTGCCATTTTGCTCACCAGGTTATTCGTTTATCCTTACTGTTCCATCGACTTCTGAGCTGCATGAGTCTGTTAGCAACACTGTTTATAGGTTTGTTAGTGTGTACAACTCTTTACAAAACTTTGTTGATTTAGAGCATGTTACCGAAAAGACGGATGCCCTTGGGGAAGCTCTAAATGGTGATCGTTTGGTCGATGCACCGTACGAATTAATTTTTTTGGAGGAGCAGCGGTCAAAGTCTCTTTGTAAaaaaaacttgtcaaaagaagatgTTGCAAAGTTCAGACATGCTGTATCAAAGGACTATTACTTTGAAATGTATTATGATGATCTGCCTTTTTGGGGTTTCCTGGGCAAGATCGAGGGGGTCAAGACTGATTCGGGCAAAGACAAGTACTTTCTCTTTAAACACATTCACTTCAATATCCTTTACAATGATGATCGGGTCATAGAGATCAATGTACAAACGGACCCCAATATTAATGTGGATATCTCGGAGGATAGGAAATTGGATGTCGAGTTTTTATATTCTGTGACATGGAAAAATACTGACATATCTTTTGAAGAAAGGATGACAAAGTACTCAAGGACATCCTCTATGCCTCAATATTTAGAGATTCATTGGTTCTCAATTGTTAATTCATGTGTGACTGTCCTTCTTCTGACTGGGTTTCTTGCTACGATTCTCATGCGTGTGCTCAAAAATGATTTTGTAAA ATATTCTCTCATTGAGGAGTCTCTTGAAGATCAAGAGGATTCTGGATGGAAATATATCCATGGAGATGTCTTCCGATTTCCAAATAACAAGTCTTTGTTTTCAGTTATTATTGGTTCTGGAACTCAGCTCCTAGTGCT GGTACCGAAGATGATGTAG
- the LOC135610558 gene encoding transmembrane 9 superfamily member 3-like isoform X3, whose protein sequence is MDSRTCLSTSEPIAPFGLPRLGNEGSRILKMELSTLVLLVMACGLRVGADGTNHRYKEGDHVPLYANKVGPFHNPSETYRYYDLPFCSPGYSFILTVPSTSELHESVSNTVYRFVSVYNSLQNFVDLEHVTEKTDALGEALNGDRLVDAPYELIFLEEQRSKSLCKKNLSKEDVAKFRHAVSKDYYFEMYYDDLPFWGFLGKIEGVKTDSGKDKYFLFKHIHFNILYNDDRVIEINVQTDPNINVDISEDRKLDVEFLYSVTWKNTDISFEERMTKYSRTSSMPQYLEIHWFSIVNSCVTVLLLTGFLATILMRVLKNDFVKYSLIEESLEDQEDSGWKYIHGDVFRFPNNKSLFSVIIGSGTQLLVLCV, encoded by the exons ATGGACTCTCGCACGTGCCTATCCACCAGCGAGCCGATCGCCCCCTTCGGTCTTCCTCGGCTCGGGAACGAAG GTTCGAGGATCTTGAAGATGGAGTTATCTACGTTGGTTCTTCTCGTAATGGCTTGTGGTTTGAGGGTGGGAGCTGATGGAACCAATCATAGGTACAAAGAGGGTGATCATGTCCCCCTATATGCCAATAAGGTCGGACCTTTCCACAACCCCAG CGAGACATATCGTTACTATGACTTGCCATTTTGCTCACCAGGTTATTCGTTTATCCTTACTGTTCCATCGACTTCTGAGCTGCATGAGTCTGTTAGCAACACTGTTTATAGGTTTGTTAGTGTGTACAACTCTTTACAAAACTTTGTTGATTTAGAGCATGTTACCGAAAAGACGGATGCCCTTGGGGAAGCTCTAAATGGTGATCGTTTGGTCGATGCACCGTACGAATTAATTTTTTTGGAGGAGCAGCGGTCAAAGTCTCTTTGTAAaaaaaacttgtcaaaagaagatgTTGCAAAGTTCAGACATGCTGTATCAAAGGACTATTACTTTGAAATGTATTATGATGATCTGCCTTTTTGGGGTTTCCTGGGCAAGATCGAGGGGGTCAAGACTGATTCGGGCAAAGACAAGTACTTTCTCTTTAAACACATTCACTTCAATATCCTTTACAATGATGATCGGGTCATAGAGATCAATGTACAAACGGACCCCAATATTAATGTGGATATCTCGGAGGATAGGAAATTGGATGTCGAGTTTTTATATTCTGTGACATGGAAAAATACTGACATATCTTTTGAAGAAAGGATGACAAAGTACTCAAGGACATCCTCTATGCCTCAATATTTAGAGATTCATTGGTTCTCAATTGTTAATTCATGTGTGACTGTCCTTCTTCTGACTGGGTTTCTTGCTACGATTCTCATGCGTGTGCTCAAAAATGATTTTGTAAA ATATTCTCTCATTGAGGAGTCTCTTGAAGATCAAGAGGATTCTGGATGGAAATATATCCATGGAGATGTCTTCCGATTTCCAAATAACAAGTCTTTGTTTTCAGTTATTATTGGTTCTGGAACTCAGCTCCTAGTGCT CTGTGTATGA
- the LOC135610558 gene encoding transmembrane 9 superfamily member 3-like isoform X1, producing the protein MDSRTCLSTSEPIAPFGLPRLGNEGSRILKMELSTLVLLVMACGLRVGADGTNHRYKEGDHVPLYANKVGPFHNPSETYRYYDLPFCSPGYSFILTVPSTSELHESVSNTVYRFVSVYNSLQNFVDLEHVTEKTDALGEALNGDRLVDAPYELIFLEEQRSKSLCKKNLSKEDVAKFRHAVSKDYYFEMYYDDLPFWGFLGKIEGVKTDSGKDKYFLFKHIHFNILYNDDRVIEINVQTDPNINVDISEDRKLDVEFLYSVTWKNTDISFEERMTKYSRTSSMPQYLEIHWFSIVNSCVTVLLLTGFLATILMRVLKNDFVKYSLIEESLEDQEDSGWKYIHGDVFRFPNNKSLFSVIIGSGTQLLVLQMKFLMRILVT; encoded by the exons ATGGACTCTCGCACGTGCCTATCCACCAGCGAGCCGATCGCCCCCTTCGGTCTTCCTCGGCTCGGGAACGAAG GTTCGAGGATCTTGAAGATGGAGTTATCTACGTTGGTTCTTCTCGTAATGGCTTGTGGTTTGAGGGTGGGAGCTGATGGAACCAATCATAGGTACAAAGAGGGTGATCATGTCCCCCTATATGCCAATAAGGTCGGACCTTTCCACAACCCCAG CGAGACATATCGTTACTATGACTTGCCATTTTGCTCACCAGGTTATTCGTTTATCCTTACTGTTCCATCGACTTCTGAGCTGCATGAGTCTGTTAGCAACACTGTTTATAGGTTTGTTAGTGTGTACAACTCTTTACAAAACTTTGTTGATTTAGAGCATGTTACCGAAAAGACGGATGCCCTTGGGGAAGCTCTAAATGGTGATCGTTTGGTCGATGCACCGTACGAATTAATTTTTTTGGAGGAGCAGCGGTCAAAGTCTCTTTGTAAaaaaaacttgtcaaaagaagatgTTGCAAAGTTCAGACATGCTGTATCAAAGGACTATTACTTTGAAATGTATTATGATGATCTGCCTTTTTGGGGTTTCCTGGGCAAGATCGAGGGGGTCAAGACTGATTCGGGCAAAGACAAGTACTTTCTCTTTAAACACATTCACTTCAATATCCTTTACAATGATGATCGGGTCATAGAGATCAATGTACAAACGGACCCCAATATTAATGTGGATATCTCGGAGGATAGGAAATTGGATGTCGAGTTTTTATATTCTGTGACATGGAAAAATACTGACATATCTTTTGAAGAAAGGATGACAAAGTACTCAAGGACATCCTCTATGCCTCAATATTTAGAGATTCATTGGTTCTCAATTGTTAATTCATGTGTGACTGTCCTTCTTCTGACTGGGTTTCTTGCTACGATTCTCATGCGTGTGCTCAAAAATGATTTTGTAAA ATATTCTCTCATTGAGGAGTCTCTTGAAGATCAAGAGGATTCTGGATGGAAATATATCCATGGAGATGTCTTCCGATTTCCAAATAACAAGTCTTTGTTTTCAGTTATTATTGGTTCTGGAACTCAGCTCCTAGTGCT ACAGATGAAATTTCTGATGAGGATATTAGTTACTTGA
- the LOC135610558 gene encoding transmembrane 9 superfamily member 3-like isoform X4, protein MDSRTCLSTSEPIAPFGLPRLGNEGSRILKMELSTLVLLVMACGLRVGADGTNHRYKEGDHVPLYANKVGPFHNPSETYRYYDLPFCSPEHVTEKTDALGEALNGDRLVDAPYELIFLEEQRSKSLCKKNLSKEDVAKFRHAVSKDYYFEMYYDDLPFWGFLGKIEGVKTDSGKDKYFLFKHIHFNILYNDDRVIEINVQTDPNINVDISEDRKLDVEFLYSVTWKNTDISFEERMTKYSRTSSMPQYLEIHWFSIVNSCVTVLLLTGFLATILMRVLKNDFVKYSLIEESLEDQEDSGWKYIHGDVFRFPNNKSLFSVIIGSGTQLLVLQMKFLMRILVT, encoded by the exons ATGGACTCTCGCACGTGCCTATCCACCAGCGAGCCGATCGCCCCCTTCGGTCTTCCTCGGCTCGGGAACGAAG GTTCGAGGATCTTGAAGATGGAGTTATCTACGTTGGTTCTTCTCGTAATGGCTTGTGGTTTGAGGGTGGGAGCTGATGGAACCAATCATAGGTACAAAGAGGGTGATCATGTCCCCCTATATGCCAATAAGGTCGGACCTTTCCACAACCCCAG CGAGACATATCGTTACTATGACTTGCCATTTTGCTCACCAG AGCATGTTACCGAAAAGACGGATGCCCTTGGGGAAGCTCTAAATGGTGATCGTTTGGTCGATGCACCGTACGAATTAATTTTTTTGGAGGAGCAGCGGTCAAAGTCTCTTTGTAAaaaaaacttgtcaaaagaagatgTTGCAAAGTTCAGACATGCTGTATCAAAGGACTATTACTTTGAAATGTATTATGATGATCTGCCTTTTTGGGGTTTCCTGGGCAAGATCGAGGGGGTCAAGACTGATTCGGGCAAAGACAAGTACTTTCTCTTTAAACACATTCACTTCAATATCCTTTACAATGATGATCGGGTCATAGAGATCAATGTACAAACGGACCCCAATATTAATGTGGATATCTCGGAGGATAGGAAATTGGATGTCGAGTTTTTATATTCTGTGACATGGAAAAATACTGACATATCTTTTGAAGAAAGGATGACAAAGTACTCAAGGACATCCTCTATGCCTCAATATTTAGAGATTCATTGGTTCTCAATTGTTAATTCATGTGTGACTGTCCTTCTTCTGACTGGGTTTCTTGCTACGATTCTCATGCGTGTGCTCAAAAATGATTTTGTAAA ATATTCTCTCATTGAGGAGTCTCTTGAAGATCAAGAGGATTCTGGATGGAAATATATCCATGGAGATGTCTTCCGATTTCCAAATAACAAGTCTTTGTTTTCAGTTATTATTGGTTCTGGAACTCAGCTCCTAGTGCT ACAGATGAAATTTCTGATGAGGATATTAGTTACTTGA